One Fulvia fulva chromosome 8, complete sequence DNA window includes the following coding sequences:
- a CDS encoding NADPH--cytochrome P450 reductase, whose translation MASLDTLDILVLAVLLLGTIAYFTKGTYWAVQKDPYASSMANGAAAKSGKSRNILERMEESGKNCVIFYGSQTGTAEDYASRLAKEGSSRFGLKTMTADLEEYDYENLDQFPEDKIAFFVLATYGEGEPTDNAVEFYEFIGGEDVSFSEKSSEEKPLESLKYVAFGLGNNTYEHYNSMVRKVDEYLTKLGAQRIGDAGEGDDGAGTMEEDFLAWKEPMWAALADAMNLEEREAVYEPVFEITEQPDLTPEHDTVYLGEPNKNHLEGTSKGPYNAHNPYIAPVASSKEIFHDKSRNCLHMEIDISGSNLSYTTGDHIAVWPNNAGREVDRLLKAIGLGNKRETVIKVKGLDATAKVPFPTPTTYEAVLQYQLEIAAPVSRQFVSTLAQFAPNDDVKEKLTKLGGDKDAFAEEVAKKHFNIGQFLEHIGGGQNFEKIPFSLLIEGLNKIQPRYYSISSSSLVQKNKVGITAVVESVEVPGAPHVVKGVTTNYLLSLKLQQEGHDNPDPHGLNYAIKGPRNKYDGIHVPVHIRHSNFKLPSDPSKPIIMVGPGTGVAPFRAFVQERAQQAKNGENIGKTILFFGCRNSHEDFIYKDEWEQWTKDCAGQFEIVTAFSREQEKKVYVQHRLKERAEEINKLLEQKAYFYVCGDAANMAREVNEILAAIISEQRGVDKKKGEDAVKSMRAANQYQEDVWS comes from the exons ATGGCTTCACTCGACACTCTGGACATCCTGGTCCTGGCAGTTCTGCTGCTAGGAACCATTGCATATTTCACCAAGGGCACGTATTGGGCGGTACAGAAGGACCCATATGCCAGTTCCATGGCCAATGGCGCAGCAGCCAAATCTGGCAAGAGCAGAAACATCCTCGAGAGAATGGAAGAGTCGGGCAAGAACTGCGTTATCTTCTACGGATCTCAAACCGGTACAGCCGAGGACTATGCTTCCCGCTTAGCCAAGGAAGGCTCCTCGAGATTTGGCTTGAAGACGATGACCGCGGATCTGGAAGAGTACGACTATGAGAATCTGGACCAATTCCCAGAGGACAAGATCGCCTTCTTCGTGCTGGCAACATATGGTGAGGGAGAGCCAACGGACAACGCTGTGGAGTTCTACGAATTTATCGGCGGCGAGGATGTATCTTTCAGCGAGAAGAGCTCGGAGGAGAAGCCATTGGAGAGCCTGAAGTACGTGGCCTTTGGTCTCGGAAACAACACATACGAGCACTACAACTCCATGGTCCGCAAGGTGGATGAGTATCTGACCAAGCTTGGCGCACAGCGTATTGGCGATGCTGGAGAGGGCGACGACGGTGCTGGAACAATGGAAGAAGACTTTCTCGCTTGGAAGGAGCCTATGTGGGCTGCATTGGCAGATGCCATGAACCTCGAGGAGCGTGAAGCTGTATACGAACCGGTCTTCGAGATCACTGAACAACCAGACCTGACTCCTGAGCACGACACCGTCTACCTTGGCGAGCCTAACAAGAACCATCTTGAGGGCACTTCCAAGGGACCATACAACGCGCACAACCCATACATCGCACCAGTCGCTTCATCCAAGGAGATCTTCCACGACAAGAGCAGGAACTGTTTGCACATGGAGATCGATATCTCTGGCTCCAATCTGTCCTACACAACTGGTGACCACATTGCAGTCTGGCCAAACAACGCAGGTCGCGAGGTCGACCGTCTTCTGAAGGCCATTGGTCTCGGCAACAAGCGCGAGACAGTGATCAAGGTCAAGGGTCTCGATGCGACTGCGAAGGTTCCTTTCCCAACACCTACCACATACGAAGCCGTGCTCCAATATCAGCTCGAAATCGCCGCTCCAGTATCCCGGCAGTTTGTATCGACACTCGCTCAATTCGCACCAAACGACGATGTGAAGGAGAAGTTGACCAAGCTTGGAGGTGACAAGGATGCATTCGCTGAGGAAGTCGCCAAGAAGCACTTCAACATCGGTCAGTTCCTTGAGCACATCGGTGGAGGCCAGAACTTCGAGAAGATCCCATTCTCGCTCCTCATCGAAGGTCTCAACAAGATCCAGCCACGTTACTATTCTATCTCCTCCTCGTCGCTCGTCCAGAAGAACAAGGTCGGCATTACAGCAGTCGTCGAGTCGGTTGAGGTTCCCGGCGCACCGCATGTGGTCAAGGGTGTAACAACCAACTATCTACTCTCCCTGAAGCTCCAGCAGGAAGGTCACGACAACCCAGATCCACACGGCTTGAACTATGCGATCAAGGGACCTCGCAATAAGTACGACGGCATCCACGTACCAGTCCACATCCGGCACTCGAACTTCAAGCTCCCTTCAGATCCCAGCAAGCCCATCATCATGGTCGGTCCAGGAACTGGTGTCGCTCCATTCCGTGCTTTCGTCCAGGAAAGAGCACAGCAAGCCAAGAACGGCGAGAATATCGGCAAGACAATTCTTTTCTTCGGTTGCAGGAACTCGCACGAAGACTTTATCTACAAGGATGAGTGGGAG CAATGGACCAAAGACTGCGCCGGCCAATTCGAAATCGTCACCGCTTTCTCCCGCGAACAAGAAAAGAAAGTCTACGTGCAACACCGCCTCAAGGAGCGGGCGGAGGAAATCAATAAACTTCTCGAGCAAAAGGCATACTTCTACGTCTGTGGTGACGCCGCGAACATGGCAAGGGAGGTCAACGAGATTCTTGCTGCGATCATCTCGGAGCAGAGGGGAGTGGATAAGAAGAAGGGTGAGGATGCCGTGAAGAGCATGAGGGCAGCCAACCAATACCAGGAGGATGTGTGGTCGTAG
- a CDS encoding Sporulation-specific protein 5, which yields MAAMGYPPPHNLLYGNKPARRHVGTDRGYKNMAAMDQKNSNYNRQATGYNAGSNMYGNQQYSTRGQQGQNYGMHHSPSSDPMAALAHSFQGINMSNNSFAAQAKNAMMSNQTGNYGGLPVATSMPGSMYGGGQYVFPNNYGNNANSQSPGMYTPHAAQYMPQLNYGGYQQHDNSPLSSNWTPTTAGATGEVPTLITPRRDSISSNENDQPTTPSYAGYPGFVTHGGVVINRSPSGVFTHSTPSPTSMIGPYGMALAKQPEQSDVSPEIKAILAQSPPIPRAIPAPSSPLKPLDRALENQRGETNVYIRGLLPETTDEMLEQWGLRFGDIRSSKSIIDLNTGLCKGFGFVKYHNYEDAENCIRGFHYLGYEVSFARESFYSKLKTFSDENNTNLYVSNLPKSMNEHELAQLFAPHKVCSSRILRDKNGHGRGVGFARFETRDDCEEVIKTFNNHTIKSQGEELQVQIRFADTQEQKQLKQQTQAARTFRSQEYEYATQAWRQGRLPYAGSTMHETQNGNEFDQYLGTTPAIPIQGQRWAQSAIRQVPGRSPLGALPYNGSSQAPLDTSAAVSGADAKVTSPSGTVVDCKPAATSGTGVDSPVASEQE from the exons ATGGCGGCGATGGGCTATCCTCCTCCGCACAACTTGCTCTACGGCAACAAGCCAGCTCGTCGTCACGTTGGTACTGACCGTGGGTACAAGAACATGGCAGCCATGGACCAGAAGAACTCGAACTACAACCGCCAGGCAACAGGTTACAACGCCGGCAGCAACATGTACGGCAATCAGCAATACTCCACTCGTGGCCAGCAGGGTCAGAACTACGGCATGCACCACAGCCCCAGCTCCGATCCCATGGCGGCACTCGCTCATTCGTTCCAAGGCATCAACATGTCTAACAACTCCTTCGCAGCTCAGGCCAAGAACGCAATGATGTCGAACCAGACCGGCAACTACGGCGGACTACCAGTGGCCACTTCGATGCCAGGTTCCATGTACGGCGGCGGTCAGTATGTGTTCCCGAACAACTACGGCAACAATGCCAACAGCCAGTCGCCAGGGATGTACACTCCACACGCTGCTCAGTACATGCCACAACTCAACTACGGTGGCTACCAGCAGCACGACAACTCTCCACTGTCCTCGAACTGGACTCCGACCACTGCTGGTGCTACCGGCGAGGTTCCGACTCTCATCACTCCTCGCCGCGACTCAATCTCATCGAATGAGAATGATCAACCAACCACTCCGTCATACGCCGGCTACCCAGGCTTCGTGACACATGGCGGCGTTGTCATCAACCGATCCCCCAGTGGTGTGTTCACGCACAGCACACCTTCGCCGACTTCAATGATTGGACCATACGGTATGGCATTGGCCAAGCAGCCAGAACAGAGCGATGTATCTCCCGAGATCAAGGCCATCCTCGCCCAGTCACCACCGATCCCACGAGCCATCCCTGCTCCATCCTCACCGCTCAAGCCTCTCGACCGTGCCCTCGAGAATCAGCGCGGTGAGACCAACGTCTACATTCGAGGGTTGCTGCCGGAAACGACCGACGAGATGCTCGAGCAGTGGGGTCTGCGCTTTGGCGACATCAGAAGCTCGAAGTCCATCATCGACCTCAACACTGGTCTTTGCAAAGG CTTTGGCTTCGTCAAGTACCACAACTACGAGGATGCTGAGAACTGCATCCGTGGCTTTCACTACCTTGGATACGAAGTCAGCTTCGCCCGCGAATccttctactcgaagctCAAGACCTTCTCTGACGAGAACAACACCAACCTCTACGTCTCGAACCTGCCCAAGTCCATGAACGAACACGAGCTCGCACAGCTCTTCGCTCCACACAAGGTCTGCTCTTCTCGCATCTTGCGTGACAAGAACGGCCATGGCCGCGGCGTTGGCTTTGCACG CTTCGAGACCCGTGACGACTGTGAAGAGGTCATCAAGACTTTCAACAACCACACCATCAAGTCTCAAGGCGAAGAGCTTCAAGTTCAGATTCGTTTCGCCGACACCCAGGAGCAGAAGCAACTGAAGCAGCAGACACAAGCTGCTCGCACCTTCCGATCTCAGGAGTATGAGTATGCCACCCAGGCATGGCGCCAGGGCCGTCTACCATACGCTGGCTCCACCATGCACGAAACCCAGAATGGCAACGAATTCGATCAGTACCTGGGCACTACACCTGCCATTCCCATCCAAGGTCAGCGCTGGGCACAGTCTGCCATTCGACAGGTTCCAGGCCGCAGCCCACTTGGTGCTCTGCCTTACAATGGCTCGTCGCAAGCACCTCTGGACACCTCTGCTGCCGTCTCTGGAGCGGATGCCAAGGTCACATCTCCAAGCGGCACTGTCGTCGACTGTAAGCCAGCTGCCACGTCGGGCACTGGTGTCGACTCTCCTGTTGCCTCTGAGCAGGAGTAA